From a region of the Schistosoma mansoni, WGS project CABG00000000 data, supercontig 0436, strain Puerto Rico, whole genome shotgun sequence genome:
- a CDS encoding aspartyl-tRNA synthetase, putative — protein sequence MAKAMNARQASLYDARDKVSRHGWRFE from the coding sequence ATGGCAAAAGCGATGAATGCAAGGCAGGCTTCCCTGTATGACGCAAGGGATAAGGTAAGTAGGCATGGATGGCGTTTTGAATAA